TTCCACGAGCGCGATCAGGATGCGGACGGTCGATCCGCTCGCGAGGAACCTCGCCGAATCAGCCGCCCTGCGGATCATCTGGTCATAGCGCGGCGGCTGGGGGGACGACTTGGTCGACGTCACGACGACCTCCGAGGGGCGTTCGACGCCAAGTGTCGAGTCGCGCGCCACAACTCGGCCCCATAGGGGGTGATCGAGTAGATGTACTTCCGGCCGTACCGCCCGCCGCTGGGCACGGTGACGAAGTCGACGACCCCGGCGGCGTGGAGCCGGGCGAGCTTCGACGGCACGTTGGAAGCAAGGAATCCGGCTTCGTCCGCAATCCGCACCGCCGTCGCCGGGCCGCGGGACAGCACGGCCAGCACGCCGGCGCTACCGGCGATCAGTCTCGCGGTGGAAACGGCGTTCGCCAGGTCGCCGCGCTGGACGGTCGCGGTCTCGATGTGCATCCCAGGGGGCTCCGTTCAGAGGGGAGATCTCGCGCCCCGGCAG
The window above is part of the Paludisphaera rhizosphaerae genome. Proteins encoded here:
- a CDS encoding MarR family winged helix-turn-helix transcriptional regulator, whose translation is MHIETATVQRGDLANAVSTARLIAGSAGVLAVLSRGPATAVRIADEAGFLASNVPSKLARLHAAGVVDFVTVPSGGRYGRKYIYSITPYGAELWRATRHLASNAPRRSS